Proteins from a single region of Anaerolineae bacterium:
- the mtnP gene encoding S-methyl-5'-thioadenosine phosphorylase → MESVRIGVIGGSGLYKMEELTDLRTYDLETPFGKPSAPIVVGTLRGHRVAFIPRHGIGHRYMPSEVPYRANIFALKLMGVTHIIGVSACGSLQATYAPGHMVIPDQLVDLTYGRPRTFFGDGLVAHVSVAEPFAHRLSQLLYESVRAVGGIAHRGGTFLTVEGPRFSTRGESFVFRQWGMGLIGMTTSPEAYLAREAEMHYAVIGHVTDYDSWHESEEPVTVEMVVATMQRSIAVAQQAVAHAVAELGANPDAYTEEEITNALKAAFITNREVVPAGVVERLRPIIGKYFS, encoded by the coding sequence ATGGAATCGGTACGAATCGGTGTGATCGGCGGATCGGGCCTCTACAAGATGGAGGAACTGACCGATCTCAGAACCTATGACCTGGAGACGCCATTCGGCAAACCCAGTGCGCCGATCGTGGTTGGCACACTGCGCGGTCACCGCGTCGCCTTCATCCCCCGTCATGGGATCGGCCATCGCTACATGCCTTCAGAGGTCCCCTACCGCGCCAATATCTTTGCTCTCAAGCTTATGGGTGTCACCCACATCATTGGCGTCAGCGCCTGCGGCTCGCTACAGGCTACCTATGCGCCCGGCCACATGGTCATCCCCGACCAGCTTGTTGACCTGACCTATGGCCGTCCGCGCACCTTCTTCGGCGACGGTCTAGTCGCCCACGTCTCGGTTGCCGAACCCTTTGCTCACCGGCTTAGCCAGTTGTTGTACGAGTCTGTACGTGCCGTTGGCGGGATCGCCCACCGCGGCGGCACCTTCCTCACCGTGGAAGGACCGCGCTTCAGCACCAGGGGGGAGAGTTTCGTCTTCCGTCAGTGGGGGATGGGCCTTATCGGCATGACCACCAGCCCGGAAGCCTACCTAGCCCGCGAAGCCGAAATGCATTACGCCGTCATCGGGCATGTCACCGACTACGACTCCTGGCACGAGAGCGAAGAACCGGTGACGGTGGAGATGGTGGTTGCCACCATGCAGCGGAGCATTGCCGTCGCCCAGCAAGCCGTCGCTCACGCCGTCGCCGAGCTGGGTGCCAATCCTGACGCTTACACTGAAGAAGAGATCACCAACGCCCTGAAGGCGGCCTTCATCACCAACCGCGAGGTCGTGCCTGCCGGGGTGGTGGAACGCCTGCGTCCGATCATCGGCAAGTACTTCAGTTGA
- a CDS encoding FtsW/RodA/SpoVE family cell cycle protein — translation MTFARVTHNAHLRERNLLILGGLFLLVAAVTLSVAANNGWALVLFGVWLAAAVFGHQTLDRLLPQRDPLIFAIAMLLSGWGLLTIQRLAPNFAWRQAIWLLLSILAMLAISTLPIHMRWLRRYRYTWLLGGLALLLVSIILGVNPSGAGPRLWLGAWGLYFQPSELLKLALVIFLASYMADYRDDLRNPNGFARKLPSLRPFGPLLLMWGICIIVTVWQQDLGAATMLFVVFLTLLYIATGQITYVIFGLLLLLLAVVVAYRLFSVVELRIEVWLNPWPEASDRAFQIVQSLLAVASGGVLGQGIGLGLPVYVPVVHSDFIFAAIAEEWGLVGTLAVIAFLAVLVVRGMQLAALWPESHFRTLLAAGLSVQLATQSLLIIGGVLKVIPLTGVTLPFMSYGGSSLLMNFGLIGLLLMLSAPPRWQQEDRAL, via the coding sequence ATGACTTTCGCCAGGGTCACCCACAACGCCCACCTGCGTGAGCGCAACCTGCTTATTCTGGGCGGGTTGTTCCTGTTAGTTGCGGCTGTGACGCTCAGCGTGGCGGCGAACAACGGGTGGGCGCTGGTGCTCTTTGGCGTATGGCTGGCCGCCGCCGTCTTCGGGCACCAGACACTGGATCGTCTGCTGCCTCAGCGTGATCCCCTGATCTTCGCCATTGCCATGCTGCTGAGCGGCTGGGGACTGCTGACGATCCAGCGTCTGGCGCCAAACTTTGCCTGGCGGCAGGCGATCTGGCTGCTGCTGAGCATCCTGGCGATGTTGGCTATCAGCACCCTGCCGATCCACATGCGCTGGCTGCGCCGCTACCGCTACACGTGGTTACTGGGCGGCCTGGCGCTGTTGCTGGTCAGCATCATCCTGGGGGTCAACCCTTCCGGCGCGGGGCCGCGCCTGTGGCTGGGAGCGTGGGGACTGTATTTCCAGCCCTCCGAATTGCTCAAGCTGGCGTTGGTTATCTTCTTGGCCAGCTATATGGCCGACTACCGCGATGACCTGCGAAACCCCAACGGCTTCGCCAGAAAGCTGCCGTCACTCCGCCCGTTCGGGCCACTGCTCCTGATGTGGGGCATCTGCATCATCGTCACCGTGTGGCAGCAGGATCTGGGCGCGGCGACCATGCTCTTCGTGGTTTTTCTGACGCTGCTCTACATCGCCACCGGCCAGATCACCTATGTGATTTTCGGCCTGCTGTTGCTCCTGCTGGCCGTTGTGGTAGCTTACCGGCTGTTCAGCGTGGTGGAACTGCGCATTGAAGTCTGGCTGAATCCCTGGCCGGAAGCCAGCGATCGGGCCTTCCAGATCGTGCAAAGTCTGCTGGCGGTAGCATCCGGCGGCGTGCTCGGCCAGGGAATCGGCCTTGGCCTGCCCGTTTATGTGCCCGTCGTGCACTCCGATTTCATCTTTGCGGCTATCGCCGAAGAATGGGGGCTGGTAGGCACGCTGGCGGTCATCGCCTTTCTGGCCGTACTGGTGGTTCGCGGCATGCAGCTGGCGGCTCTGTGGCCGGAGTCGCATTTCCGCACCCTGCTGGCCGCCGGTCTCAGCGTCCAGCTGGCCACCCAGAGCCTGCTGATCATAGGCGGCGTGCTCAAGGTGATCCCTCTGACCGGCGTTACCCTGCCCTTCATGAGTTACGGCGGCAGTTCACTGTTGATGAACTTCGGCCTGATCGGGCTGCTGCTGATGCTCTCCGCCCCGCCACGCTGGCAGCAGGAGGACAGGGCGCTATGA
- a CDS encoding SDR family oxidoreductase, giving the protein MELDLQGLRALVTAASRGLGAATARQLSLEGAQVAICSRDSERIAATAARISAESRQRVIPLTADVSDPQAATQLVAEAVDALGGLDILITNAGGPPSGPFVALGADAWEAAVQTTLLSAVHLIQAALPHLRTSRYPAILTLTSYSAKQPIPNLVLSNSLRAAVIGLTKTLASELGPEGIRVNSIMPGWTRTERVTELMEARARQKGTDIETEIAAQVAAIPLRRMAEPEEFARVAAFLCSPAASYIHGAMIPVDGGAILAAL; this is encoded by the coding sequence ATGGAGTTAGATCTTCAGGGTCTGCGAGCGCTGGTCACAGCCGCCAGCCGCGGCCTGGGCGCTGCCACCGCCCGGCAACTCAGCCTGGAAGGCGCGCAGGTAGCCATCTGCAGCCGCGATTCTGAGCGCATCGCGGCTACCGCGGCCCGCATCAGTGCCGAAAGCCGCCAGCGGGTGATCCCGCTGACCGCTGATGTCAGCGATCCGCAGGCGGCGACACAGCTGGTGGCCGAGGCAGTCGACGCACTGGGCGGCCTGGACATCCTGATCACCAACGCCGGCGGCCCGCCATCCGGCCCCTTTGTGGCGCTGGGTGCTGATGCCTGGGAAGCCGCAGTGCAGACCACGTTGCTGAGTGCGGTGCACCTGATCCAGGCCGCGCTGCCCCATCTGCGTACCTCCCGGTATCCGGCCATCCTGACTCTGACCTCCTATTCGGCCAAGCAACCCATTCCCAACCTGGTGCTGTCCAACAGCCTGCGTGCGGCTGTTATCGGCCTCACGAAGACGCTGGCCAGCGAGCTTGGCCCGGAGGGTATCCGGGTGAACAGCATCATGCCAGGTTGGACACGCACCGAGCGCGTGACCGAACTGATGGAGGCCCGCGCCCGGCAAAAAGGCACCGACATCGAAACGGAGATCGCCGCGCAGGTGGCGGCCATCCCGCTGCGCCGTATGGCTGAGCCGGAGGAGTTCGCCCGCGTAGCGGCTTTTCTGTGCTCCCCGGCGGCATCCTACATTCATGGAGCGATGATCCCGGTTGATGGCGGTGCGATTCTGGCGGCGCTTTAG
- a CDS encoding DUF3662 domain-containing protein, with protein sequence MTRRRINQLEERLERLIEGGFSRLFRASVHPREVAVQLAHAIEDNLLAGPEERELAPTQYQIRLNPHDHRLLLAEMPDLGGQLARQVVTYCQEARLILLSTPEVSLLADADIPRQQVQITAQHRARKHDTTQILEPVQPGLPVMASPPAGAQLIVDGKRIVALNLEVFNVGRHPDNDLILEDLRVSRHHLQIRLRQGRYVLYDRHSRSGTYVNGQRTSEHILSSGDVIRIGGVSLLYLDDEQPDRTMADTQLDLHPPQPPEGSTP encoded by the coding sequence ATGACCAGGCGACGAATCAACCAGCTTGAAGAACGGCTGGAGCGGCTGATCGAAGGCGGGTTCTCCCGCCTCTTCCGCGCGTCAGTGCACCCGCGGGAAGTGGCCGTGCAACTGGCCCATGCCATTGAGGACAACCTTCTGGCTGGCCCGGAAGAGCGCGAGTTAGCCCCGACCCAGTACCAGATCCGGCTTAACCCGCACGATCACCGCCTCCTGCTGGCAGAGATGCCCGATCTGGGGGGACAACTGGCCCGCCAGGTGGTGACATATTGCCAGGAAGCCCGGCTGATCCTGCTCAGCACGCCGGAAGTCAGCCTGCTGGCTGACGCGGACATCCCACGCCAGCAGGTGCAGATCACTGCCCAGCACCGCGCACGCAAGCATGACACTACCCAGATTCTGGAGCCGGTTCAGCCCGGCCTACCGGTCATGGCGTCGCCCCCGGCAGGAGCGCAACTGATTGTGGACGGCAAGCGAATCGTCGCCCTGAACCTTGAAGTCTTCAACGTGGGCCGGCATCCGGACAACGATCTGATTCTGGAAGACCTGCGCGTCTCCCGCCATCATCTCCAGATTCGACTGCGCCAGGGCCGTTATGTGCTCTACGACCGTCATAGCCGGAGCGGCACTTACGTCAACGGCCAGCGTACCAGCGAGCACATCCTCTCTTCAGGCGATGTCATCCGGATTGGGGGAGTCTCCCTGCTTTACCTGGATGACGAGCAGCCGGACCGCACGATGGCCGACACCCAGCTTGACCTGCATCCGCCCCAACCGCCTGAAGGATCGACCCCGTGA
- a CDS encoding ROK family protein, with protein MRIVGVDLGGTRIRVALLDESYTLLKRVEEPTRSWEGPAVTIPRILNLIAGIIDASDEPVQAIGISSPGPIDPVTGRIVSPPNLQGWVDVPLGRIAQERFPGIPTYIGNDANVAALAEVYNGAARGHTHAIYITVSTGIGGGIVIDGKLFTGAHGLAGELGHTVILVDGERVSTLEIEASGPGLARYVARRIREGAQSLVTEMVNGDLDAITGKTVGQAAQAGDPLALEAVTRSGRLIGYSIASLMHLFNPTIFVVGGGVSNLGELLFEPMRQAARAHVIDPAYYEQAAIVPAALGEDVAIIGAAALAIQELEAAGRN; from the coding sequence ATGCGCATTGTGGGTGTGGATCTGGGGGGGACACGCATCCGTGTTGCTCTCCTCGATGAGTCATATACCCTGTTGAAGCGGGTTGAGGAACCGACCCGTTCCTGGGAGGGGCCGGCGGTAACCATCCCGCGCATTCTGAATCTGATCGCCGGGATCATTGACGCGAGCGACGAGCCGGTGCAGGCAATCGGTATCTCCTCGCCGGGGCCGATCGACCCGGTTACCGGGCGGATTGTCTCCCCGCCGAACCTGCAGGGCTGGGTAGATGTCCCGCTGGGACGGATTGCTCAGGAGCGCTTTCCGGGCATCCCCACCTACATTGGCAATGATGCCAATGTCGCCGCCCTGGCGGAGGTGTACAACGGCGCGGCGCGCGGGCACACGCATGCCATCTACATCACCGTCAGTACCGGCATTGGCGGTGGCATCGTCATCGATGGGAAGCTCTTCACTGGCGCTCACGGGCTGGCGGGCGAGCTAGGCCATACCGTGATTCTGGTAGATGGCGAGCGCGTTTCCACGCTGGAGATTGAAGCATCCGGGCCTGGGCTGGCCCGCTATGTGGCCCGGCGCATCCGCGAAGGAGCGCAGTCGCTGGTGACGGAGATGGTCAACGGCGACCTGGATGCGATCACCGGCAAGACGGTCGGCCAGGCGGCGCAGGCTGGCGACCCGCTGGCACTGGAGGCGGTGACGCGCTCCGGACGCCTGATCGGGTACAGCATTGCCAGCCTGATGCACCTGTTTAACCCGACCATCTTTGTGGTAGGCGGCGGGGTGAGTAACCTCGGCGAGTTGTTGTTTGAGCCAATGCGTCAGGCGGCCCGCGCGCATGTGATTGACCCTGCCTATTATGAGCAAGCCGCCATCGTCCCGGCGGCTCTCGGGGAAGATGTGGCCATCATTGGCGCTGCGGCGTTGGCTATCCAGGAGTTGGAGGCTGCCGGACGAAACTAA
- a CDS encoding PAS domain S-box protein, producing MFLLPDYRVRQRDFLLEITRAMTSQLDLGEVLRLILRASVSMLAGEVGLMALREGEDGALRVRALIGAAPEDVAVFTPLLTGVTDSGEGIVIADFEAKLRRVAERLQLPLRQMIALPMMLGQEFVGVIYVFRSFTAATTLNDRRVLQSFADQAAIAVHNARLYQAVNQERQRLARILENSADGVMILDGGRTIQTFNKAMARMTGWTPDHVVGKPYDVVIRWAGRPQGQDLVDAMQAGWPWPSANRASETLYVEGDLLRADGTVLGVGMTCAPLIDNEGRLINIIINVRDISHFREAQKMKSTFISVISHELKTPVALIKGYAETLLREDAKWDEQVVRNGLQVIGEEADRLTELIENLLAASKLQAEGMVLKYEEVMLDELAQAVVERFRTQTDKHRFVVEFPRDFPAVPGDASRLRQVIDNLVSNAVKYSPRGGEVRISGTYTPGEVRIAVQDQGVGIPQEEWERIFDRFYRVDDALTRKTQGTGLGLYLARAVVEAHGGKIGVHSVPGQGSTFYFTIPRRQVYQHQERDRSAT from the coding sequence ATGTTTCTGCTACCTGACTATCGCGTCCGACAGCGCGACTTTCTCCTTGAAATCACGCGGGCCATGACCTCCCAGCTTGATCTGGGCGAGGTCCTGCGCCTGATTCTGCGTGCTTCAGTTTCTATGCTGGCCGGAGAAGTCGGGCTGATGGCCCTGCGCGAGGGGGAGGATGGCGCGTTGCGGGTGCGGGCGCTGATTGGCGCTGCCCCGGAGGATGTGGCGGTCTTCACCCCGTTGCTGACAGGTGTTACCGATAGCGGCGAGGGGATCGTTATTGCCGATTTTGAGGCCAAGCTGCGCCGTGTGGCGGAAAGACTGCAGCTTCCGCTACGCCAGATGATCGCCCTGCCGATGATGCTCGGCCAGGAATTTGTCGGCGTGATCTATGTTTTTCGCTCGTTCACCGCAGCGACGACGCTCAACGACCGCCGCGTCCTGCAGAGTTTTGCTGACCAGGCCGCCATTGCCGTGCACAATGCCCGGCTATACCAGGCCGTCAACCAGGAACGCCAGCGGCTGGCCCGCATCTTGGAAAATAGCGCCGATGGGGTGATGATCCTGGATGGCGGGCGGACGATCCAGACCTTCAACAAGGCGATGGCCCGCATGACTGGCTGGACGCCGGATCATGTGGTCGGCAAGCCCTATGACGTGGTGATCCGCTGGGCAGGCCGTCCACAGGGCCAGGACCTGGTGGACGCCATGCAGGCTGGTTGGCCATGGCCAAGCGCCAACAGAGCCTCTGAGACGCTGTACGTGGAAGGCGATCTGCTTCGTGCAGACGGCACGGTGCTCGGTGTCGGGATGACCTGCGCGCCGTTGATCGATAACGAAGGACGCCTGATCAACATCATCATCAACGTGCGGGATATCTCGCACTTCCGCGAAGCGCAGAAGATGAAGTCCACTTTCATCTCCGTGATCTCGCATGAGCTGAAGACGCCCGTAGCGCTGATCAAGGGCTACGCGGAAACGCTGCTGCGCGAAGACGCCAAATGGGATGAACAGGTAGTTCGCAACGGCCTGCAGGTGATCGGGGAAGAAGCTGACCGGTTAACGGAACTGATCGAGAACCTGCTGGCGGCTTCTAAATTGCAGGCGGAAGGCATGGTCCTCAAGTACGAGGAGGTCATGCTTGACGAGCTGGCCCAAGCGGTGGTGGAACGCTTCAGGACACAGACGGATAAACACCGATTTGTGGTGGAGTTTCCCCGTGATTTCCCGGCGGTGCCGGGTGACGCCAGCCGCCTGCGGCAGGTGATTGACAACTTGGTCAGCAATGCGGTCAAGTATTCGCCGCGGGGAGGCGAGGTGCGCATCAGCGGCACGTATACCCCCGGTGAGGTGCGGATCGCCGTGCAGGATCAGGGGGTGGGCATTCCACAGGAGGAGTGGGAGCGCATCTTCGACCGGTTCTACCGCGTGGATGATGCGTTGACCCGTAAGACGCAGGGAACCGGCCTGGGGCTGTATCTGGCGCGGGCTGTCGTGGAAGCGCATGGCGGCAAGATCGGCGTACACAGTGTGCCGGGGCAGGGTTCGACATTCTATTTCACCATACCGCGCCGCCAGGTATACCAGCATCAAGAAAGAGATCGGAGCGCAACATGA
- a CDS encoding FHA domain-containing protein, with product MNEAVLLLILRLSAAGLLLLFVGALLLLLWRDYQVTTREIEQRRIPRGRLIVLASDSDEVPLDTEFPLLPLTSLGRAPTNTVHLADTFASNEHALITYREGNWWLEDRGSSNGTFLNGSRVREPVILSSGDLIGIGRVTLRLQLE from the coding sequence GTGAACGAAGCGGTATTGCTCCTCATCCTGCGGCTGAGCGCAGCCGGGTTACTCCTCCTGTTTGTTGGCGCCCTGCTCCTGTTGCTCTGGCGGGATTACCAGGTCACCACGCGGGAGATCGAACAGCGACGCATCCCGCGCGGGCGGCTGATCGTCCTGGCCTCAGATAGCGACGAAGTTCCGCTGGACACCGAGTTCCCGCTGCTCCCGCTCACCAGCCTGGGACGCGCCCCCACTAACACTGTGCATCTGGCCGATACATTCGCCAGTAACGAACACGCCCTGATCACCTACCGTGAAGGCAACTGGTGGCTGGAGGATCGGGGAAGCAGCAACGGCACCTTTCTGAACGGCTCGCGCGTCCGTGAGCCGGTCATCCTGAGCAGCGGCGACCTGATCGGCATCGGACGTGTAACATTGCGCCTGCAACTGGAGTAG
- a CDS encoding acetyl ornithine aminotransferase family protein, which produces MSNIVLTPGPRAKAIIERDQKVITPSYMRDYPFVIDHGKGCEVWDVDGNRYIDFTSGIAVLSTGHAHPRVVKAVQEQATRYLHMSGTDFYEPMGVKLAEKLDEIAPFQEQARVYFCNSGTEAVEAALKLARYYTGRAQFIGFIGGFHGRTMGALAFTSSKFKQRADYFPMMPGVTHVPYPDPYRPLLNLDGQKDYGERVLEYIEGTIFRTIVPAEEVAGILVEPIQGEGGYIVPPDSFLPGLRALCDRHGILLIVDEVQSGMGRTGKWWAVEHWGVEPDIVCSAKGIASGMPLGAVIARESVMTWGRGAQGSTFGGNPVACAAALATIELLEEGYIANAAEMGEFLMDGLEELIPRHPSIGQVRGKGLMVGIELVKSRKTKEPAPDLMHEAILHSFDEGLLLLSCGVSALRFMPPLNLTREIATEALQIFDRALSKAEAALL; this is translated from the coding sequence ATGAGTAACATCGTGCTTACGCCAGGGCCTAGGGCCAAGGCGATCATTGAGCGTGATCAGAAGGTGATCACGCCATCGTACATGCGGGATTACCCTTTCGTCATTGACCACGGAAAAGGCTGTGAAGTCTGGGATGTGGACGGCAACCGGTATATTGATTTCACCAGCGGTATAGCTGTGCTCTCGACCGGTCACGCCCATCCCCGCGTGGTCAAAGCTGTCCAGGAACAGGCCACCCGTTACCTGCATATGTCCGGCACGGACTTTTACGAGCCGATGGGCGTCAAGCTGGCCGAAAAGCTGGACGAGATTGCGCCCTTTCAGGAACAGGCGCGGGTCTATTTCTGTAATTCTGGCACGGAGGCTGTCGAGGCCGCCCTCAAGCTGGCCCGCTATTATACCGGGCGCGCGCAGTTCATTGGTTTCATTGGCGGGTTCCATGGCCGCACGATGGGCGCGCTGGCCTTCACCAGCAGCAAATTCAAACAGCGCGCCGATTATTTCCCGATGATGCCGGGGGTTACTCACGTCCCCTATCCTGATCCTTACCGCCCCCTGCTCAATCTTGACGGCCAGAAGGATTACGGCGAGCGCGTGCTCGAATATATTGAAGGGACGATCTTCCGCACGATTGTCCCGGCTGAGGAAGTGGCGGGCATCCTGGTAGAACCGATTCAGGGCGAAGGTGGCTATATTGTGCCTCCGGATAGTTTCCTGCCCGGTTTGCGTGCGTTGTGTGACCGGCACGGCATCCTGCTGATTGTCGATGAAGTACAGAGCGGGATGGGCCGGACGGGCAAATGGTGGGCCGTGGAGCACTGGGGTGTGGAACCAGACATCGTTTGCAGCGCCAAGGGGATTGCCAGTGGGATGCCGCTGGGCGCAGTGATCGCCCGCGAGAGCGTGATGACCTGGGGGCGCGGGGCGCAGGGCAGCACCTTTGGCGGCAACCCGGTGGCCTGCGCAGCTGCCCTGGCGACGATCGAGTTGCTGGAAGAAGGCTATATCGCCAATGCGGCAGAAATGGGCGAGTTCCTGATGGACGGTCTGGAGGAGCTGATCCCCCGCCATCCCAGCATCGGCCAGGTGCGCGGCAAAGGCTTGATGGTCGGGATTGAGCTGGTGAAGTCCCGGAAGACCAAAGAGCCGGCGCCCGATTTGATGCACGAGGCCATCCTGCACAGCTTTGATGAAGGGCTGCTGTTGCTGAGCTGTGGCGTCAGCGCGCTGCGCTTTATGCCGCCGCTTAACCTGACCAGGGAGATCGCCACCGAGGCGTTGCAGATATTTGACCGGGCACTCAGCAAGGCGGAAGCCGCGCTGCTCTGA